From Coturnix japonica isolate 7356 chromosome 1, Coturnix japonica 2.1, whole genome shotgun sequence, the proteins below share one genomic window:
- the F10 gene encoding coagulation factor X isoform X1, which translates to MTGRLLLLLLCAALPDELRAEEGVFIKKESADKFLERTKRANSFLEEMKQGNIERECNEERCSKEEAREAFEDNEKTDEFWNIYVDGDQCSSNPCQYGGHCKDGLGSYTCSCLDGYQGKNCEFVIPKYCKINNGDCEQFCSIKKGVQKDVVCSCTSGYELAEDGKQCVSKVKYPCGKVLVKRTKRSINLPTNSSTNATSDQDVPSTDGTNLEEDFPATTESPTPPPRNRSSNTDPNVDVRIVGGDECHPGECPWQAVLLNEKDEEFCGGTILNEDFILTAAHCINQSKEIKVVVGEVDREKEEHSETKHTAEKIFVHSKYIAETYDNDIALIKLKEPIRFSEYVVPACLPQADFANEVLMNQKSGMVSGFGREFEAGRLSKRLKVLEVPYVDRSTCKQSTNFLITENMFCAGYETEQKDACQGDSGGPHVTRYKDTYFVTGIVSWGEGCARKGKYGIYTKLSRFLRWVRTVMRQK; encoded by the exons TGTTCATCAAGAAAGAAAGTGCCGACAAGTTCTTGGAAAGAACAAAACGTGCCAACtcatttttagaagaaatgaagcaaggCAATATTGAAAGAGAATGCAATGAGGAGCGCTGCTCAAAAGAAGAAGCGAGAGAAGCCTTTGAAGACAATGAGAAAACT GATGAATTCTGGAATATCTACGTAG atGGTGACCAGTGCAGCTCAAATCCTTGTCAGTATGGTGGACATTGTAAAGATGGACTTGGTTCCTACACTTGCTCCTGTTTGGATGGTTATCAAGGCAAGAACTGTGAATTTG TCATACCGAAgtactgcaaaataaacaatgGCGACTgtgagcagttctgcagcatcAAAAAAGGTGTGCAGAAGGATGTCGTGTGTTCCTGTACAAGTGGCTATGAGCTGGCAGAAGATGGCAAACAGTGTGTTTCAAAAG TAAAGTACCCATGTGGAAAAGTTCTTGTGAAAAGAACTAAAAGGTCTATCAATTTACCCACTAATAGTAGTACCAATGCAACTAGTGATCAAGATGTCCCCTCCACGGATGGAACAAATCTGGAGGAGGACTTCCCTGCTACCACAGAAAGCCCAACTCCCCCTCCTCGCAACAGATCAAGTAACACAGATCCAAATGTTGATGTCAGGATAGTAGGTGGGGATGAGTGTCATCCTGGTGAATGCCCATGGCAG GCTGTGCTGTTGAATGAGAAAGATGAAGAGTTTTGTGGTGGAACTATATTGAATGAAGATTTCATCCTtactgctgctcactgcatAAACCAATCCAAAGAGATCAAAGTTGTTGTTG GTGAAGTGgatagagaaaaggaagaacactCTGAAACGAAGcatactgcagagaaaatatttgttcactCTAAGTACATCGCCGAGACTTATGATAATGACATAGCCCTCATAAAGCTGAAGGAACCTATACGGTTTTCTGAGTATGTTGTCCCAGCATGCCTCCCACAAGCAGACTTTGCTAATGAAGTGCTGATGAACCAAAAGTCTGGGATGGTTAGTGGCTTTGGGCGTGAATTTGAAGCTGGACGGCTTTCCAAAAGACTGAAAGTGCTTGAAGTCCCCTATGTTGATAGGAGCACTTGCAAGCAGTCCACTAACTTTTTAATAACAGAGAACATGTTCTGTGCTGGTTAtgaaacagagcaaaaggaTGCTTGTCAAGGAGACAGTGGAGGCCCCCATGTAACCAGATATAAGGATACTTACTTTGTTACTGGAATTGTTAGCTGGGGAGAAGGATGTGCAAGGAAGGGCAAATACGGCATATATACCAAACTGTCCAGATTCTTACGTTGGGTAAGGACGGTCATGAGACAAAAGTAG
- the F10 gene encoding coagulation factor X isoform X2 — protein sequence MTGRLLLLLLCAALPDELRAEEGDGDQCSSNPCQYGGHCKDGLGSYTCSCLDGYQGKNCEFVIPKYCKINNGDCEQFCSIKKGVQKDVVCSCTSGYELAEDGKQCVSKVKYPCGKVLVKRTKRSINLPTNSSTNATSDQDVPSTDGTNLEEDFPATTESPTPPPRNRSSNTDPNVDVRIVGGDECHPGECPWQAVLLNEKDEEFCGGTILNEDFILTAAHCINQSKEIKVVVGEVDREKEEHSETKHTAEKIFVHSKYIAETYDNDIALIKLKEPIRFSEYVVPACLPQADFANEVLMNQKSGMVSGFGREFEAGRLSKRLKVLEVPYVDRSTCKQSTNFLITENMFCAGYETEQKDACQGDSGGPHVTRYKDTYFVTGIVSWGEGCARKGKYGIYTKLSRFLRWVRTVMRQK from the exons atGGTGACCAGTGCAGCTCAAATCCTTGTCAGTATGGTGGACATTGTAAAGATGGACTTGGTTCCTACACTTGCTCCTGTTTGGATGGTTATCAAGGCAAGAACTGTGAATTTG TCATACCGAAgtactgcaaaataaacaatgGCGACTgtgagcagttctgcagcatcAAAAAAGGTGTGCAGAAGGATGTCGTGTGTTCCTGTACAAGTGGCTATGAGCTGGCAGAAGATGGCAAACAGTGTGTTTCAAAAG TAAAGTACCCATGTGGAAAAGTTCTTGTGAAAAGAACTAAAAGGTCTATCAATTTACCCACTAATAGTAGTACCAATGCAACTAGTGATCAAGATGTCCCCTCCACGGATGGAACAAATCTGGAGGAGGACTTCCCTGCTACCACAGAAAGCCCAACTCCCCCTCCTCGCAACAGATCAAGTAACACAGATCCAAATGTTGATGTCAGGATAGTAGGTGGGGATGAGTGTCATCCTGGTGAATGCCCATGGCAG GCTGTGCTGTTGAATGAGAAAGATGAAGAGTTTTGTGGTGGAACTATATTGAATGAAGATTTCATCCTtactgctgctcactgcatAAACCAATCCAAAGAGATCAAAGTTGTTGTTG GTGAAGTGgatagagaaaaggaagaacactCTGAAACGAAGcatactgcagagaaaatatttgttcactCTAAGTACATCGCCGAGACTTATGATAATGACATAGCCCTCATAAAGCTGAAGGAACCTATACGGTTTTCTGAGTATGTTGTCCCAGCATGCCTCCCACAAGCAGACTTTGCTAATGAAGTGCTGATGAACCAAAAGTCTGGGATGGTTAGTGGCTTTGGGCGTGAATTTGAAGCTGGACGGCTTTCCAAAAGACTGAAAGTGCTTGAAGTCCCCTATGTTGATAGGAGCACTTGCAAGCAGTCCACTAACTTTTTAATAACAGAGAACATGTTCTGTGCTGGTTAtgaaacagagcaaaaggaTGCTTGTCAAGGAGACAGTGGAGGCCCCCATGTAACCAGATATAAGGATACTTACTTTGTTACTGGAATTGTTAGCTGGGGAGAAGGATGTGCAAGGAAGGGCAAATACGGCATATATACCAAACTGTCCAGATTCTTACGTTGGGTAAGGACGGTCATGAGACAAAAGTAG